The sequence TCCATATATAAAGATACCATATTGAATAAGTTTTGCaacggccaaacaggcgataaatgactgtttgtttcgccaactggcgataagcatcaattatacctatggagatgaactttgctctcctaCGAtcacgagtgactcacttcctgccttcgccagctggcttagaacttctgtctcgtgctggtcgatggaattacggccaatgtatcatattctatatttgttaatttaatttgtaattaaaatttatttttgttatttacatggctagcagtttttattaagtaaaaatgttttaatactttaatttaaagtaaatttgacaatgcgtgttaaaccatgCACCAAACTGGTGACCCGGTACTTTCGCTTTTACTCTTCTCAAATTTGCGAAGTCCAgcctcaaaatttctaaaatatgctcaAATCAGATTTTGGTGATTGAGCTTCTCAATTACTTTTCGTAATGTATTATTTTGGATTATTGTGCCAAGAAGTAATGCATTAAGGACCAGGTATGTGTTCgaattttctgttcatttctctgtgattggtcaaaattttatttccccattattttggcgaagaaattgtattatttatattcagtattaatttttgtgttattttttgtattcgaagtattaatttcttattactttcgttttggctaccatgtttattattatgattcttaactcctaatttttttttaaaaaaatgtgtatttaaataatcataactttttctgatactcataaatattgtaaaaattatcagtttctcACATCGAGTAACCAAAAATGCTTAATACTGAAAACGAAACTGTCAATGCTGACGCTAAGACAGAATCGCATGTGTCCCATCTTTCGGTGAAAATACCGCCGCTGTGGaggaacaatataaaattgtggTTCATCCAAGTAGAAAACAATTTCGCTctagaaaaaataagtaatgatcttacaaaatataatcatttgaTTGCAACTATTGATCCGGAAACTTTATTTGCGGTAGCTGATATTTTACTCACACCCCCTGACACCAACAAATATGATGCGTTAAAGACTCGACTTATAGCCGAATTTTCCGCTTCGGAAAATGAACAGATCCGTCGACTACTTTCTGAACTACATTTAGGCGCAGATAAACCATCGCAGTTACTCCGAAAGATACGCGAACTCGGTGGTGACACATGCATAAAAGacgattttctcaaaactttatggCTGCAAAGACTGCCGTCAGAAATGCAGgcaattttatcaataagttCTGAACCCCTGGACAATTTGGCCAACATGGCTGACAAAATTGCCGAGGTCCGTATTTCCTCAACAGATAGTAGCGTCTTTGCCGTAAGCCGAAGCGCGGAAAGTAATGCCATGCAGAAAGCTTCCACTCTGGATGAGTTTACTGCACTCCGAAGCGAAATCACCGCTTTAAGTAAACAGGTACAACGGCTTTCCCGCGACAGAAGCAGAGGCCCTTTCCATCGGAAAAACAGACAGCGCAGTTTTTCACGTGGGCGTTCCGGTGATCGTGGgagaaaattctgttattatcATGCGCGTTTCGGAGAAATGGCACTGAAGTGCGTATCGCCATGTTCGTACTCAACTAACGCGGATCAGGAAAACTCGCAATAGCGGCTGTCGATCAACCTACATCGGCGGCAGCCGCGCAATCGTatcgtttgcatgtttttgataagaagtcccattttaaatttttgatcgaTTCTGGCTCTGATGTTTCATGCATACCActcaataaaaaccaaaaaaatctaaaacctgATTCTCTGCAACTTTTTGCAGCTAACAACTACAAAATGTATACTTAtggatctaaattattaaatgtggacTTAGGTCTCAGGCGAAATTTcccatggaaatttttaattgctaatgtGCCTGTTCAAATAATAGGGGCGGATTTTTTACAAACCTTTAACCTATTAATAGATCTCAAAAGGCGCAAACTTATtgataatgtaactaaatttacccaatccggaataatttcaaaatcagcaGATTATGCGTCTCTAAAACTTATTTCTGGTGAATCAGTataccataaaattttggaagaattcccagaattaacaaaattaacatttggattaaaacctgttaaacataatacggtacattttattgaaacaaccgGTCCGCCTTTCCATAGTAAACCTAGAAGGCTAAATCCAGAAATGTATGACGCcgtcaaaaaagaatttcagttcATGATGGACCAAGGCATATGCCGGCCATCAAAATCACCTTGGGCATCTCCCCTTCATGTCGTTTCCCAAAGCTCAGGCAGCATCCGTCCTGTTGGTGACTATAGGAGATTGAATGCCTGTACGGTACCGGACCGTTACCCCATACCCCATATCCAGGATTTTTCCAATGCACTccacggaaaaaatattttttcgaaacttgATATAGTCCGTGCTTATTTTCACATACCAGTCCATCCGGATCATATACAAAAAACAGCAGTTTGTACACCATTTGGACTGTTTGAattcccatttttaaattttggtcatGTGGGGCAGCACAAACTTTTCAGCGATTCATGAATGAAATCCtgggagatattaaattttgctatgtctatttggatgatattttaatatttagttccagTCAAGAAGAGCATAAAGCTCATTTACGAATCGTACTGGAGAGATTAAATACATATGGACTaaccataaatgtttcaaaatgcatatttggcgtCTCAGAAATTCCTTTCTTAGGTCATTTAATTACTGGTTCGGGGACTAAACCTTTACCCCATAAAGTTGAACCGATTCTCAAATATCCACAACCAAAAACAGTAAAagatcttcaaagatttttaggtttttaaaattttttccgtAGATTTTTACGGAACATAGCAAAACATCAGGTacatttaacttcatatttaaaaagcgcaaaaaagaatgataaaacgaAACTGGACTGGTCAGATAAAGCGgaagaagaattccaaaattgtaaacaattaattgcaaatgctgttttattgGCACATCCAAAACCAGATGCCACATTAATTTTACAAGTCGACGCTTCAGACTTTGCAATCGGAGGGACATTATCTCAATTAGTAGATGAAGAATTGCAACCACTCGCATTCTTTTATCGGAAACTCTCCCCAGCAGAAAGAAACTATAGCGCTTACGACAGAGAGTTATTAGCAGCTTATGCTGTCATCAGATACTTTAGGCATATGCTTGAAGCTAGAAATTTCTCTCTGTTTACGGATCATAAGCCGTTAACTTACGCTTTCCAACAACGCTTAGACAAATGCTCTCCGAGACAGGCTagacaattagattttatatctcaGTTTAGTACTGATATTCACCACATAAAAGGCTCTGAGAATATATTAGCAGATGCACTATCTAGGATAAACGCTATTAACATGCCAAATCCCATAGATTATAACGAAATTGCACTAGCTCAACAAActgattctgaattaaaaaatttaatcgataattctgcaacattacaatttaaaaaaaattgcttttccaaattgtgaaactcccatttattgtgatgtatcaacaggtacagctcgaccttatattcctgaatcatttcgtcaacaaatttttgcatcactacataatttatctcatcctagcattcgcagcacttcaaaattaattcgatCGCGTTTTATTTGGCCTTCCATTCGAAAAGATTGTAACAATTGGGCTAAACATTGTATCCCGTGTCAAAAATCGAAGGTAATTCGCCATACTAAGACCccagtaggaaaatttgtagacCAATCGCAGAGGTTCGAACATGTGCACTTGGACCTTGTTGGCCCTCTACCTCCTTCTCAAGGAAACTATTATTGTTTAACAATGATAGATAGGTTCACGAGATGGCCAGAAGCCGTACCAATTCCAGACATGACAGCACAGACAGTAgcgcaaattttttttaagcactGGATAGGCAGATTTGGTTGTCCTGTAAGAATTACTACTGACCAGGGCAGACAGTTTGAGAGTGATTTGTTCCGTGCTCTCTCTCAGCTACTAGGAATTAAAAGGATCAGATCTTCTCCTTATCATCCTCAGGCCAATGGCCTGATCGAAGAGTTCCACCGCCCATTAAAATGAGCTTTGAAAGCCTACAACACAGATCAGTGGTCTGCAGAACTGCCCACCTTGTTACTCTGTCTTCAAAGAGGATCTACAAGCGACGACTGCTGAGCTGGTATATGGCAAGTCTCTGCGACAACCAGGAGAATTTTTCGATCCAACACCTGGAGATGCATCACCCAAGCAGCTCGTGGAGGACTTAAAACGTCATTTTGCAACGATGAGACCAGTTCCAACGTCCTGTCATGGCCAAAGAACAATCTTTGTACATCCTCACCTCAATGAGTGTTCACATGTATTTGTGAGACATGACGGTGTACGCAAACCCCTAAAAGCACCATATGATGGACCCTACAAAGTTCTTGTCAGGCGACAGAAAACTTTCGATCTCGAGATCAAGGGAACTTCCCATACCATTTCTATAGACCGTCTGAAACCTGCTTTTATAATTCCTCCTGAGTGTTCCAGTATACCACCGGCCAAGCAAGAAGCAAGTTCCACTACTAAGTGTACCAAAACACTTCCAGCTGAGACATCCATCGTCGTTCCAGCAAGGCAAACAACTCGCTCAGGCCGACAAGTTCGACCCCCACGTCGTTATGTCCATTTCCAATGAGACTGCGGAGGGagtgtgcagcggccaaacaggcgataaatgactgtttgtttcgccaacaggcgataagcatcaatcatacctatggagatgaactttgctctcctaCGATCACGAGTggctcacttcctgccttcgccagctggcttagaacttCTGTCTtatgctggtcgatggaattacggccaatgtatcatattctatatttgttaatttaatttgtaattaaaatttatttttgttatttacatgactggcagttttcattaagtaaaaatgttttaatactttaatttaaagtaaatttggcaatgcgtgttaaaccacgcaccaaagtTTCAATATAtcgaataaatttcaatataagttTCAATcctaatatgttttataaaatgttttaaattttgatgtactTAGAATTAGGATTTCACTTCAGAATCaagtaatggtaaaaaattataaaaatgcgcCCTTTTTATATATTGTTGCTCTCTTCTTTGATATAAGAAGTATATCacagaaaatatatacattataaagaTATAGAAAGGAAATTGAAGAAATGCATAGTATAATGAACAGTTCGgtgtaaagcttttaaaatacaatgacttatattttccaagaatgttattaagatatatttacacaaaaaatgtaattgaaattttaaataactctttATCCCTTTGAACCTAATACTCTTCAAAGGTGGctaatttcaaacagaaaaaaattcttattttattattttagaatattaacttATGTTCtagaaaattaactgaaaatcaaCGAAAGTTATGACAATCATGTTTCATTTTTGCCAGatgttgaaaaaataagttttcaaatgtaattaatacAGTTTCAAGACGCTGTGTCATGAATTATATACATCATAATGTGccataaattatatacatcataAGGATACTGGAATTAAAAAactcatttatgaatttttttcaaattcactgattaaattttatgaaaatttgttccCGTTTGAGGACATtaacaatatttagaatattttaattcttggtatcattaaaattgaaactgaGACATTTTTGTGATGTAATagatatatacaatatttttaacagaaaatttatttttataaagttaaaagtgAATCATTCTTCTGAAAAAAAGTGGATAAATTGGAAAGTGGATGAAATGAAGATATAACtagatttataattaagaattaatcgaaaataaatgGATGTTAATAAAAAATCGTGGATTTATCTAATTTCCCTCCttagagaatataaaaaatatatctaatgttGACACTAAACCATATATTTCATCGCCTTTTAACTATCATACAATACACTAAAGCAAAAGAAGCGCtttagaaagataataaaaatttggtgAACGCTCCTAACAAGTGGGTTAATTGGTAAATGATTCGCTCGTGTAATTAAAACATCTTCCTAAAGACTAAGtattaattcatcataaaaaaaaaactaattagttAAATTTGTGCTTGTTTTACTTATCTGGAGACGTTGAGggaaaatttaatcgaaatttgaagcttggttattaaaataaactgcCAAAATATTAATAAGAGAGTCGAAcattctatgaataatttttttatgataaccaTCTTTAAACGTAGAGTTTAAAGGTAAATTTTAAGCATGAAAGTCTCATTAAGCTTTTTAGCTTCggtcaaattttatagaaactaaattttttattggattttctccatcatatattaaaatactaaaaaatttaaacgatttttaattaattttcccagaaacccataattatttattactttccaaATAAAAGAATCAATCATGTTGCATTATTTAACTGGAATCTTACTGAACATtgatttagttatatcaaaatagaCTTCTCCACCAAAGATATTTGTTGAGTCATAATGATGTATGTTCCAGCGTTTTgcacaaataataagaaaattatttttgcttattagattTTCTCAATAATTGTGCAGATTGACGCGATATGATAATGTTAgtagttgattatttttttaaattctgtttttggggtactttgtttttctttgcatatacaggtggttatcaaactaatggaaacacctgtgcataaaagtgacatttttgaatgcgattcgtaagcattaaaatataataataaccgccagttttttataaatatcaatgtatatattctggtagtatgtgttagcttttTTTAAGCtgtgtaattcttggatttttttcaaaagcgcaAAATGttggacctctcagattttcaaacaGGCCAAATTGTAGGAGGCCGTCTAGCTGGAGCATGTGTGAGCGAGACCTCCCAACGTTTAGGTGTTTCTGGAGGTACGGTGTCTGAAGTCATGGCAGCATACACACAACGCGGCAAGACAAGCTTGGCAAATCAAAATAGTGGGCGAAAAGAGAAACTCGGTGAAAGAGGCCGACGGGtgttgaagcggattgtaatgtctaaaaagccaACAACTGCAGAAAAAGTGACTGCAGATCTTAATATTCATCTGGAATCTCCtatgtcagtgattacagttagaagaaACCTtcaaaaacagaacatttatggcagagcagcaaatCTCAAGTCACTTGTCatagatgttaatggtaaacgtcgtctacaatggcgtcacactcacaaaacctggtcgattgataagtggaagaaagcaACATGATCTGACGAATTGTGTTTCACGCCTTTCGCTACAACGTTTAaaggacacctgcacaagcgtatgatcgtaattgtctccttccaactgtcaaacATGTCAAACATGGAGGTGGATgtgtcatgatatgggcagccattGTCGTGGTTTTCTGttggaccaatcgtaaccctgaaaggaaggatcactagggagaagtatagagaaattttagttgACCAGGttcatcctatgatgcaaactttgtttcctgcaaaaGATGGAATTTTCAGGATGATAATTCACCTTTCtatgcagcgagacttgtccaatcatgatTTGATGAACACGCgaatgaagttaaacatctgacTTGGCCCGTACTCGATCTCAATATAAgtgaaccgttatggtctattttagagcgttcaatacggaatcgagaTCCTTCatcggcatctctcccagaactttcacaatatctccaagaagaataatacaatatttctctaaacactactcaacacttgtatgaatagATTCCTAGACGAAACCAAGCTGAATTAGATGCCAAAGGtggtcctacaccatactaataaaggattctttataaatctaaagtgtttccattattttgataaccacctgtattattattataatctttttttttgtactgaacCTGataggataaatttttattttaatgtgatcaATATTccgtaaattttttaaaaagataattccaaaatgtcTTCTTACTGGAACGGTATGATTTTGAAATCGTCAAAAGAAAACAATCATGATAAAAGTTGAATATATTCTTATTCTCAGAAGATATAAGATAGTATACTTAATAATTACGATTTCTAAATATGTCTTATGGAATAGTATGTAATGAAAGGGTTATTGTGTTTTATATTGTAGCAAATAGTAAATTAATACAATGAAAAACCGATGTTTTTT comes from Argiope bruennichi chromosome 2, qqArgBrue1.1, whole genome shotgun sequence and encodes:
- the LOC129962278 gene encoding uncharacterized protein LOC129962278; amino-acid sequence: MLDLSDFQTGQIVGGRLAGACVSETSQRLGVSGGTVSEVMAAYTQRGKTSLANQNSGRKEKLGERGRRVLKRIVMSKKPTTAEKVTADLNIHLESPMSVITIPRRNQAELDAKGGPTPY
- the LOC129962277 gene encoding uncharacterized protein LOC129962277; translation: MLNTENETVNADAKTESHVSHLSVKIPPLWRNNIKLWFIQVENNFALEKISNDLTKYNHLIATIDPETLFAVADILLTPPDTNKYDALKTRLIAEFSASENEQIRRLLSELHLGADKPSQLLRKIRELGGDTCIKDDFLKTLWLQRLPSEMQAILSISSEPLDNLANMADKIAEVRISSTDSSVFAVSRSAESNAMQKASTLDEFTALRSEITALSKQVQRLSRDRSRGPFHRKNRQRSFSRGRSGDRGRKFCYYHARFGEMALKCVSPCSYSTNADQENSQ